A single region of the Desulfobacterales bacterium genome encodes:
- a CDS encoding arginyltransferase: MNTLILQRHINGQCPYLPYKEWITYGFSADLFNENFYEYLISKGFRRSGKHFYINKCPNCDLCLPIRINVEEFTPSQSQKRALKKNQDVTIYRNRIELIEQDYELYYNYQIYKHFNGFIVPDITDYANFLINSPLTGTEMMKYYIGDKLAAISWIDILEESISSVYFAYDMNFNKRSLGVFSILKEIELCKELKKKWLQLGFWVSGSKKMEYKSNYKPYELLISGEWVRFY; this comes from the coding sequence ATGAATACTCTTATATTACAAAGGCATATAAATGGTCAATGCCCCTATTTACCTTATAAAGAATGGATTACCTATGGTTTTTCGGCAGATTTGTTTAATGAAAATTTTTATGAATATCTTATTTCAAAAGGTTTTAGGCGTAGTGGAAAACATTTTTATATCAATAAATGTCCTAATTGTGATTTGTGTCTTCCAATTAGAATAAATGTTGAAGAATTTACTCCGTCTCAGTCCCAAAAAAGAGCTTTGAAAAAAAATCAAGACGTAACAATATATCGGAATAGGATTGAGCTAATTGAACAAGATTATGAATTATATTATAACTATCAAATTTATAAGCACTTTAATGGCTTTATTGTTCCCGATATTACAGATTATGCTAATTTTTTGATTAATTCTCCACTTACCGGTACAGAAATGATGAAGTATTATATAGGAGACAAGCTTGCGGCAATAAGCTGGATAGATATTTTGGAAGAATCTATCAGCAGTGTATATTTTGCCTATGATATGAACTTTAACAAAAGAAGCTTAGGTGTTTTTTCTATATTAAAAGAAATAGAACTTTGCAAAGAGCTTAAAAAAAAATGGCTACAACTTGGATTCTGGGTATCAGGAAGCAAAAAAATGGAATATAAATCTAATTATAAGCCCTATGAATTACTTATCAGTGGTGAATGGGTAAGATTTTATTGA
- a CDS encoding ATP synthase F0 subunit B, whose translation MKKFSIKLLLLFIMAFVFFLGTQNAFASGKANDFRATYDLILKWLNFGILAFLIYKFLLPHIITFLNERKQLTLEELQVLEKEKNLANIQVQESQNKLDKSEEQLSAIMNMIIEEGERKKEEIIEEANITGKMMIENAKGKIANRIRQAKKSLRSDLVDKAIELSVERLPKEITKEDNNKFFDNYLNAIPR comes from the coding sequence ATGAAAAAATTTAGTATAAAATTATTACTATTATTTATTATGGCTTTTGTGTTTTTTTTAGGAACTCAAAACGCCTTTGCATCCGGCAAAGCTAATGATTTTAGAGCAACTTATGACCTTATCCTAAAGTGGCTGAACTTTGGTATATTAGCTTTTTTAATCTACAAATTTCTTTTACCCCATATAATTACTTTTCTAAATGAGCGAAAACAGCTAACATTGGAAGAACTTCAAGTCTTAGAAAAAGAAAAGAATTTAGCAAACATTCAAGTTCAAGAAAGCCAAAACAAGCTCGATAAGTCAGAAGAGCAATTAAGTGCAATTATGAACATGATAATAGAAGAAGGTGAAAGAAAAAAAGAAGAAATTATTGAAGAAGCTAATATTACGGGTAAAATGATGATAGAAAATGCAAAAGGGAAAATTGCTAATCGGATACGCCAAGCAAAAAAAAGCTTACGTTCCGATTTAGTTGATAAGGCGATTGAACTTTCAGTAGAAAGACTTCCTAAAGAAATTACTAAAGAAGATAATAATAAATTTTTTGATAATTATCTTAATGCAATTCCAAGATAA
- a CDS encoding ATP synthase F0 subunit B: MQIVSNVALISINSTLFIQLLSFLIFLYIINKIMFKPLEGTMQERIVYIEGLKNDIIDAKENLQTLIDAFKQKEDEAKDKSFLLKDERIDQGKAKASEIFSSFKNEIDALKQDAENQVSKQISDAKKEIEAEAEDIAVEIMTKILGRSLKA; this comes from the coding sequence ATGCAGATAGTTAGTAATGTAGCTCTAATAAGTATAAATTCAACGTTGTTCATTCAGCTTCTTTCTTTTTTAATTTTTCTCTATATCATTAATAAAATCATGTTTAAGCCTTTAGAAGGAACAATGCAGGAAAGAATCGTTTATATAGAAGGTTTAAAAAATGATATTATTGATGCAAAAGAAAATTTACAAACACTTATCGATGCATTTAAACAAAAAGAAGATGAAGCTAAAGATAAGTCTTTTTTATTAAAAGACGAAAGAATTGATCAGGGAAAAGCTAAAGCATCTGAAATTTTTTCATCTTTTAAAAATGAAATTGACGCATTAAAACAAGATGCTGAAAATCAAGTTTCTAAACAAATTTCTGATGCAAAAAAAGAAATTGAAGCTGAAGCTGAAGACATAGCAGTTGAAATTATGACAAAAATTTTAGGGCGGAGTTTAAAAGCATGA
- the atpE gene encoding ATP synthase F0 subunit C — MPIEGADIVKAAAFLGAGISMGLGAIGPGVGEGMAAAKACEAVGKNPKEAGLITRTMLVGQAVSESTGIYSLVIALLLLFVV, encoded by the coding sequence ATGCCAATTGAAGGTGCAGATATTGTAAAAGCTGCCGCATTTTTAGGAGCTGGAATTTCAATGGGGCTTGGAGCCATTGGGCCAGGAGTAGGCGAAGGTATGGCAGCTGCAAAGGCTTGTGAAGCAGTAGGAAAAAATCCTAAGGAAGCTGGGCTTATTACAAGAACTATGCTAGTTGGTCAGGCAGTTTCTGAATCAACAGGTATTTATTCTCTTGTTATAGCGCTCTTACTTCTATTTGTTGTTTAA
- the atpE gene encoding ATP synthase F0 subunit C yields MDFTIKNLTEAAAFVGAGIAIGFGAIGAAIGEGYTAACANEAISRNSKSTGDIFKTMLVGQAVAESASIFALVIALILLFTDFGGEYTLKIFILLSAGISMGFGAIGSGIGSGFPAGSACLGISRQPSASSNLMTNMLIGSAVCQTPAIFSLVIAFVLLFTDFSSLPLFPCWGAILGAGISTGLAAMGPGIGGGLAAGASCEGVARKPSTAGNTTRTMLLGQAVSQTTAIYGLLISFILLFKVFPPSDNISSSFALLSAGICMGLGAIGPGVGEGATAGEAVRWVARNEGEMANLIKTMLVGQAVAESTGIYSLVIALILIFVI; encoded by the coding sequence ATGGACTTTACAATTAAAAATTTAACGGAAGCTGCCGCTTTTGTAGGGGCAGGGATAGCAATTGGTTTTGGTGCAATAGGCGCTGCAATTGGAGAAGGTTATACAGCCGCCTGTGCTAATGAAGCAATCTCAAGAAATTCTAAGTCTACCGGTGATATTTTTAAGACTATGCTTGTAGGACAAGCTGTTGCAGAATCTGCATCTATTTTTGCATTAGTAATTGCGCTGATTCTGTTATTTACTGATTTTGGCGGAGAATACACATTAAAGATATTTATTCTTTTATCAGCAGGTATCTCAATGGGATTTGGAGCCATTGGTTCTGGTATAGGCTCTGGCTTTCCTGCTGGTTCTGCGTGTCTTGGTATTTCAAGACAGCCATCTGCAAGTTCAAATTTAATGACAAACATGCTTATAGGTTCTGCTGTATGCCAAACACCTGCAATATTTTCTTTAGTTATTGCATTTGTTTTACTCTTCACTGATTTTTCTTCATTACCTTTATTTCCATGCTGGGGCGCAATATTAGGAGCTGGAATTTCTACAGGACTTGCCGCAATGGGTCCAGGCATTGGAGGTGGACTTGCTGCAGGAGCAAGCTGTGAAGGTGTAGCAAGAAAGCCTTCAACAGCAGGAAATACAACAAGAACAATGCTTTTAGGACAAGCAGTAAGCCAAACTACAGCTATTTACGGATTATTAATTTCTTTTATCTTATTATTCAAAGTATTTCCTCCATCTGATAATATATCTTCAAGCTTTGCGCTTTTATCAGCAGGTATTTGTATGGGTTTAGGAGCGATAGGGCCTGGTGTAGGAGAAGGTGCGACAGCTGGTGAAGCTGTAAGATGGGTTGCAAGAAATGAAGGTGAAATGGCAAATCTAATAAAAACCATGCTTGTAGGACAAGCAGTTGCAGAATCTACTGGAATATATTCATTAGTAATTGCTTTGATTTTAATATTTGTAATTTAA